In the Ornithinimicrobium pratense genome, ATAAGTTCGCCGACCTGGCCGACCCCGAGGTCGAGGGCCGATGGTTCGACTGGAAGACCGAGGCGGTCACCCTTGAGGACGGCAAGCTCATGGGCTACGGCACCGACATCGGGCCCGAGGCCATCTGCTACCGCGCGGACCTGTTCGAGGCGGCTGGCCTGCCCACCGACCGCGAGGAGGTAGCCGAGCTGCTCGAGGGCTCGTGGGAGAACTACTTCGAGGTCGGCAAGGACTTCGTCGCGAACTCTGACGCCGCCTGGTACGACTCCGCCGGCGCGCTCTGGCAGGGCATGATCAACCAGATCGACTACGCCTACGAGGACGCCGACGGCAATATCGTGGCCGCCAGCAACCCCGAGGTGCGGGCAATCTACGACCAGGTGCTCCAGGCCTCGGTAGAGGACGAGCTCTCGGCCGGGCTCGCCCTGTGGAGCCCCGACTACACCGCCTCTTTCCAGAAGGACGAGTTCGCGACGATGCTCTGCCCGGGTTGGATGCTCGGCATCATCGAGGGCAACGCCGCGGGCGTCGAGGGCTGGGACGTGGCCAACGTCTTCCCCGGCGGCGGCGGCGTCTGGGGCGGCTCCTACCTCACCGTGCCCGCGCAGGGCGACAACATCGAGGAGGCCACGAAGCTGGCCAAGTGGCTCACCGCGCCCGAGCAGCAGGTCAAGGCGTTCGAGGCCAAGGGCACCTTCCCCAGCCAGCTGGAGGCTCTGGACTCCGACGTCCTGCTGGAGTCGACCAACGCCTTCTTCAACGACGCCCCGACCGGCCAGATCTTCGTTGACCGGGCCGAGGCGGTGAAGGCGCAGCCGGTCAAGGGACCCAGGTACTTCGACATCAACACCGCCCTCCAGGACGCCATCACCCGGGTGGACGTGGACCAGACCGACGACCCGGAGAGCAGCTGGGCGAAGTTCGTCTCAGCAGTGGAGGCGCTGGGCTGACCGTGGGCGCCACGACCACGGCCCCGCCGGCCACCACCGCAGGACCTCTCCCGGCCCCGGCCTCGCCGAAGCGCGAGCGCCGGGGTCGGCGGTCAGGGGTCGACGTCCGCTTCTCGCCCTACCTGTACATCGCCCCGTTCTTCGTCCTCTTCGCCGTCACCGGCCTGTTCCCGCTGCTCTACACCGGGTGGGTCGCGCTGCACGACTGGGACCAGATCATGGGCCAGGGCGAGTTCGTCGGGCTGGACAACTTCGTCGCCGTGCTCACCGGGAGCGCCTTCTGGCGGGCCTTCACCAACACGGTCAGCATCTTTGTGCTCTCCTCGGTGCCCCAGATCGCGGCGGCGCTGCTCATCGCCACCGCGCTGGACCGCAACCTGCGGGCCAAGACGCTGTGGCGGATGGGCGTCCTGCTCCCGTATGTGGTGGCCCCCGTGGCCGTGGCGCTCATCTTCTCCAACCTCTTCGCCGACCGGTTCGGCCTGATCAACGCGCTGCTGGAGACGGTCGGCCTGGAGCCGGTGCGCTGGCACTCCGACCGCTTCGCCAGCCACGTGGCCATCGCCACGATGGTCAACTTCCGCTGGACCGGCTACAACGCGCTCATCCTGCTCGCCGCCATGCAGGCGGTGCCCAGGGACCTCTACGAACAGGCCGCCATCGACGGGGCCAACGCGTGGCGGCAGTTCTGGGCGATCACCGTGCCCATGCTGCGCCCCACGATCATCTTCGTCATCATCACCTCCACCATCGGTGGACTGCAGATCTTCGACGAGCCGCGGATGTTCGACCAGTACGGCCGCGGCGGCGCCGACCAGCAGTGGCAGACGCTGACCATCTATCTCTACGAGCTGGGCTGGACCCGGTCCGACTTCGGGATGGCCTCGGCCGTGGCCTGGCTGCTCTTCCTCATCATCGTCGGCTTCGGCATTGTCAACTACCTGATCACCCGCCGCATCGCCACGGCCGAGGGGAAGAAGTCATGAGACGCCCGTCCTGGTTCGTCTACGGCCTGCTGGCAGCTGTCGTGCTGGGCAGCATGTTCCCGCTGTGGTGGTCGTTTCTCATCGCCAGCCACGACGCGACCGTGCTCTCGCGCGAACGGTTCCCGCTCATCCCGGGCGGCAACTTCCTGCGCAACGCGGCCACGGTCATCGACACGGTGCCGTTCTGGCGGGCGACGATGAACTCCATCATCGTCTCCACCACGGTCTCGGCGTCGGTGGTCTTCTTCTCCACGCTCGCCGGGTATGCCTTCGCCAAGCTGCGTTTCCGCTTCTCCGGGCCGCTGCTGGTCTTCGTCATCGCCACCATGGCGGTGCCCACCCAGCTCGGCGTGGTCCCGCTCTACCAGGTGATGGCCAAGCTGGGCTGGACCGGGGAGCTCACCGCGGTGATCGTGCCCGGCCTGGTCACGGCCTTCGGAGTCTTCTGGATGACCCAGTACCTCACCCAGGCCGTGCCCACCGAGCTCATCGAGGCGGCGCGGGTCGACGGGGCCAGCATGATCCGGACCTTCTGGCACGTCGGGCTGCCGGCCGCCCGTCCCGCAGCCTGGATGCTCGGCCTGTTCACCTTCGTGGCGACGTGGACCAACTTCTTCTGGCCCTTCATCGTCCTGGGACCGCGCAACCCCACCCTCCCCGTAGCCCTGCAGCAGCTGCAGGCCGCGCACTTCGTGGACTACTCGCTGGTCCTCGCCGGCGCCGTCCTGGCCACGATCCCCCTCATCCTGCTGTTCGCCGTCGCCGGTCGCCAGTTGGTCTCCGGCATCATGCAAGGAGCTGTCAAGCAATGACCCCAGACCTGACCTTCCCCCAGGACTTCCTCTGGGGGGCCGCCACCGCTTCCTACCAGATCGAGGGTGCCGGGGACGCCGACGGACGCTCCGACAGCATCTGGGACACCTACGCCCGCACCCCGGGCCAGGTCCTGCACGGCCACGACGGGTCGGTCGCCTGCGACCACTACCACCGGTACCCGCAGGACGTGGCGCTGATGCGCGAGCTCAACCTGTCCTCCTACCGCTTCTCCGTCGCCTGGCCCAGGGTCATGCCGGACGGGCGCACGCTCAACCCGGCCGGCCTGGACTTCTACTCCCGGTTGGTCGACGAGCTGCTCGAGGCCGACATCGTCCCCTGGCTCACCCTCTATCACTGGGACCTGCCGCAGGTGCTGGAGGACGCCGGGGGCTGGCCGGAGCGGGACACCGCGCTGCGCCTGGCCGACTACGCCGGCGCCGTGCACGATGCGCTGGGTGACCGGGTGCGGCACTGGACCACGCTGAACGAGCCGTGGTGCTCGGCTTTCCTCGGGTATGCCCAGGGCCGGCACGCGCCCGGTCGCACCGAGCCCACGTCGGCGCTGCGGGCCGCCCACCACCTGCTGCTTGGCCACGGCCTGGCCGTGGAGGAACTGCGGCGGCGCGACCCGTCCTTGCAGCTGGGGCTGACGCTCAACTTCACCGACACCCGGCCACTGGACCCGGCCTCCCCGCGCGACCTGGACGCCGCGCGCCGTATCGACGGGATGGCCAACCGGCTCTTCGTCGAGCCGGTAACCCTGGGCGCCTACCCGGCCGACGTGCTTGAGGACCTGCGGGAGCTGTGGCCTCAGGACCTCGTCCACGAGGGTGACCTGGCCACGATCAGCGCGCCGATCGACGTCCTGGGCGTGAACTACTACGCGACCCAGACGGTCACTGCCGGCTGTGACCCGGAGCGCGCGTCGGTCGCGGCGGCGCAGGCCCGACGGCACGACTCGCCCTCGCCGTCGGTCGGGTCCGAGCACGTCGTGACCGTGCGGCGGGGCGTGCCGGTCTCGGACATGGGCTGGGAGATCTCCCCGACCGGGCTGAGCGACCTGCTGCTGCGACTGCACAAGGACTACACCGGGGCTGCGGGTGTGCGGCTCTACGTCACCGAGAACGGCATGGCCGACGACGACGTGCCCGACGCCAACGGGTATGTCGAGGACCCGGACCGGCTGAACTACCTCGACCACCACCTGCGGGCCGTGCACGACTCTCTGCAGCGGGGCGCGGACGTCGGCGGCTACTTCGTCTGGTCCCTCCTCGACAACTTCGAGTGGGCCTGGGGCTACACCAAGCGGTTCGGGATCGTGCGGGTCGACTACGACACGCAGGAGCGCATCCCCAAGGCCAGCGCCCGATGGTATGCCGACGTGGCAGGATCGGGGCGCATCGACCACAACGGGGCCGGAGCCCCGCCGGAGTGAGGAGTCAGGTGAGCGAGCGGCGACCCCCCACATTGGAGGACGTCGCTGCCCGAGCGGGGGTCTCGCGGGCAACTGCCTCCCGGGTAGTCAACGACGATCCGCGGGTGCGGGCTCAAGCCCGCGAGTCGGTCCTGGCGGCCATCGCCCACCTGGGCTATCTGCCCAACCGAGCGGCCCGCTCCCTGGTCGTGCGCGAGCCGGACTCGGTCGCGGTGCTCATCCACGAGCCGGACCAGCGGATCTTCGCCGACCCCTTCTTCAGCGGTATGTTGCGCGGCGTCAGCCAGCGGCTGGCCGACACCCCGCTGCAGATGGTGCTGCTCATGGGCGAGCCGGCACGCGACGCCGGGCGCATGGAGCGTTACCTGCGCGCCGGGCACACCGACGGCGTGATCGTGGTCAGCGCTCACCGGGGCGACGGCCTCATGGCGGCGCTGAGCGAGACCCGGTTGCCGACCGTCTTTGTCGGGCGCCCGCTCGACCCGGACAGCCACTTCCCCTTCGTCGACGTGGACAACCAGGAGGGCGGCCGGTTGGCCGCCGCGCGGTTGCTGTCCCGGGGTTGCCGACGGATCGGCACCGTCACCGGCCCCCTGGACATGGCAGCCGGTCTAGACCGGTTCGCGGGCTGGGCAGAGGTGCTCACCGAGGCGGGCATGACCCTCGAAGCCGTCGAGCACGGCGACTTCACGCCGCAGGGAGGGGCTGAGGCGATGCACCGGCTGCTGGCCGCCCATCCGGACCTCGACGGTGTCTTCGTCGCCTCCGACCTGATGGCCCTGGCGGCGATGGGGGAGCTGCAGGCCGCCGGGCGCCGGGTCCCCGACGACGTCGCGCTCGTGGGCTTCGACGCCTCGGCCACGGCCTCGATGACCCGTCCGCCGCTGACGACAGTGACCAACCCCGTCGCGCAGATGGCGGTGCGCGCCACCGACCTGCTCATGCAGCTGCTCCGGGGGGAGCGGGCCACCTCCGAGATCTTCCCCACCCACCTCGTTGAGGGCGGTACCGCCTGAGACGGCCCGTCTGAGCTGGTCTGGTGGGGTGGTCGGGCCGCGGTGGTCCGGGGTCAGCCGATCTGCTCCTGCCGCCGTGGCGCACGCAGGGTGAGCCACAGGCTCAGCCCCGTGTAGTACACGATGTAGGCCCCGGACAGGGCGACCAGCCACGGGCTGGGCGAGGGGTGCTGCAGGAGGATCACGGCATACAGGGCCAGCCAGGCCACGGTGAGTGTCATGGTCAGCCCCCAAGCCGCCTCGGTCCGGGAGGGGTAGACGTAGCGGACCGGGACGAACACCAGCACCGACAGGACCAGCAGGATGGCAGTGGTCAGCCCCGTCCCGGCGTCGAGCACGATGATGTAGAACGCCGCGACGTTCCAGTAGCTGGGGAAACCGAGGAAGAAGTGGTCCTCGGTCTTGGCGTCGGCGCGGGAGAACTGCATGCAGGAGGCAAGGAGGGGGACCGCGGCCACGACGCCTCCGAGCCAGCCGTCCGGCAGGTAGCCGGCGCTCCAGAGCAGCACCATCGGCGCGAAGGCGTAGGTGAGGTAGTCGACGATGTTGTCCAGCAGGGCCCCGTCGAAACCAGGCAGCACCTTGGCGACGCGGAAGTGGCGAGCGAGGAACCCGTCGGTGCCGTCGATGACCATCGCGAGCAGGAAGAGCCAGAGCACCGCGAGGACATCGCCCGCGTAGGACAGGTGCACCATCAGCAGCGCCAGCACCGCTCCCGTCGCGGTGTAGGCGTGGACCGCGCCGGCGGCGACACGCTCCCACGGGCTCGGCTTCGGGCTCGGGTCCGGGTCTGGGTGTGGTGCGGGCATGGGCGAAACCTTATGTCGGCGCGCCCGGTCGGGATGTGTCGAGGCGCGCGCCGACCGCGGCCGGGCTCGGCGCTAGGGCCGGGTCGGCACTAGGGCCGGGCTCGGCGCTACCGGCGCACCCGTGGTGCCGGCAGCGTGGGGGCGGTCGCCGCGGGCCGCTCCTCCAGCTGCCGGAGGGCCTCGGCCATTGCCCGGTCCAGCTGGGGGTCATCGCTGCTGAAGAAGTCCGCTGGCGTGTGCTCGACCTCGATGTCCGGGTCGACGCCGTGGTTCTCCACGCCCCAGTCCTTGCCCTGCAGCCAGAAGGCGTAGCGGGGCTGGGTGATCGAGGTGCCGTCGACGAGGTCGAAGCGACCGTCGATGCCGACCACGCCGCCCCACGTCCGCACCCCGACGACCGGGCCCAGGCCCATGGCCTGGCCCGCAGCGTTGACGATGTCGCCGTCGGAGCCGGAGAACTCGTTGGCCACGAGCACGACCGGGCCGCGCGGGGAGGTCGACGGGTAGCGGCCGGCCTCCGCGTAGTGCCGCGCCGGGGCCCAGCCGACGGTCTGTGCGGCCAGCCGCGCGAGGACCAGCTGGCTGGTGTGGCCGCCCCGGTTGTAGCGGACGTCGACGACCAGACCCTCTCGGGCGCTGGCGTGTCGCAGGTCGCGGTGCAGCTGCGCCCAGCCGTAGCTCGTCATGTCGGGCACGTGCACGTAGCCGAGCCGACCGCCGGAGCGCTCGCGGACGTAGTCACGCCGGGCGCGGACCCAGTCCTGGTAGCGCAGCACCTCCTCGTCGGCCAGCGGGACCACCACCACCCGCCGATCGCTGCCCGCGCGGCGCAAGGTCAGCTCGACCGGTTTGCCGGCCGCCCCCATGAGCCGTGTCGCTGGCCCGTGCGCCGGGTCCACCGGCGCTCCGTCCACAGCCACGACGACGTCGCCGACGCGCGCGCCGACCCCGGCGGCGGCCAGCGGCGAGCGGGCCTCCGGCTCGCTGGACTCACCGGGCAGGATGCGCTCGATCCGCCACCCCTCGTCGGTGGGCACCAGGTCGGCCCCGAGCAGGCCCAGCTTGCGCCGGTCCAGCGACTCGTCGGTCCGCTCGGCCGGGATGATGTAGGCGTGCGAGGTGTTGAGCTCACCGACCGTCTCCCAGAGCAGGTCGACGAGGTCGTCGTGGGAGGCCAGGGTTTCTACGACTGGCCGCCACCGCTGCAGCGCCCCGTCCCAGTCGACGCCGTCCATGTCGCTGCGCCAGTAGTGCTCGCGCATGATCCGGCCGTTCTCCTCGAACATCTGCCGCCACAGTGCCCGCGGCGAGACCTCCCGGCGCAGCCGGCTCAGGTCGACCGGGACCACCGCGGGGTCGTCCTGCTCGGGCTTGCGGGCGGCGGGGGTGACGGTGACCGAATCGTGGTGCCGCACGATGAGCCGCTCGCCGTCACCGGAGACCTCGACCTTGTCCACCTTCTCCACGACCGTCTCCACGGCCCGCTTGGGGAAGGACCACAACTGCACGCTGTCGCTGCCAGGCTCGGCGGTGACACCGGCGCGGCGGGCGCCCAGCTCACCGGCCTCCCCCGCCTCGCGGACCCAGATCACCCCGTCCTTGACTACCCGCAGGTCGCGGTAGCGCCCGCTGGGCACCGGGAAGGGCACGATGCGTTGTTCAGCCCCCTCCGCGTCCAGGTCGGGGGAAGCGGGCGGCGCGTCGTCCTTGCCTGGCCCATCCGGACCGCTGGCTCCCGAACCGCCCTGGTCCGTCCTGCCGGGCCGGGCCTTGCCCTGCTCGCCCTGCCCCGCGCCGCTCAGCCGCCAGCCCTGCGCGGTGGGCCCGAAAGGCGGTGCCTGGTCGGCGGCCAGCGGGATCAGCCAGGGCCGCGTGGAGCCGGAGAAGGACAGCCCGAACTCGTGGGTGTCGTAGTCCGGGTCGAAGGTCCGCTCAGAAAGGAAGACCACGTGCTGGCCGTCGCGTGTGAACGCCGGGTCGTGGTCATGGAAGGTGCCGGAGGTCAAGGCCACCGGCTCTGCCCCCGGGTCCTGGGTGTCGAGCACCATCAACCGGTGCAGCTCGGACTCGCCGGTCGTCGGCTGCGACCACAGCAGGTAGCGGCCGTCCGGGGAGAAGGACGGGTGCAGCGCCTCCCCCTGCTCGGACCTGGCCACCTCGCGCACCGCGGTCGCCCGGTCACCGGACTCCGCGCCGGACCCGCCGCTGGAGTCGCCCTCGCCGCCCGCCCGGCTGGCGTCGATCAGCCGCACCGCCCCGTCGTGGGAAATCGTGGCCACCCTCGTGCCCGCCGCGTCGGCGGCGAGGTGCAGCACCCGGCCCAGCTGCCCCGAGGCGATGACGTGAGGGGTGGTGCCGGCGCCATCGGTGAGGTCGTGCACCTCTAGCCGGTCCTCCCCGTCAGCGTCGGTGACGAGGACGACCCGGCCGGTACGCCCGAGGAAGTGGGGCTCCCGCGCCCGCACCGCGTCATCAGCCACCAGCGCCCGGACCGGTCCCTCCCGGTGCGCAAGCCAGTGGACGGCGCCGTGCCAGCTGACCAGGCTCGCGTCACCGCCGTGGTCGGGGCGCAGCGGTCCCAGCTGCATGGTGGGGGAGAGGGAGTATGGCGCTGCGGCGGCCCCCGGCAGGGTGATCCCCACCTCGCGCGGGGTGGCCTCGAGGCCGTCCAGCAGCCAGAGGTGACCACGGCTGTGCCAGACGACGCGGTGGCCGTCGGTCGTCGCGTCCCGGACGTAGCCCAGGTCGGGGCCCTGGTCGGTCAGCTGCCCGGCCCTGGCCTCGGCGAGGCGTCCGTCGTCGGTGACGGCCCCCGCGCCGAATGCCCACAGGTTGGCCTGCCGGTCGGCCTCTTCGGCCGAGCCGGGCAAGCGAGCCGCCCGGTCGGAGACGAACACCAGCCGGTCGTCCACCCACATCGGGTCCACGATGGCGGCGGTGTCCTCGCGCAGGACCCGCTCCCACGTCATCCCCTGCCCGGCGTGCGTGTCACCGTCCTTGGCGGCATCGTTCCCGCGGCCGAGCCACAGGCGGGGCGCGGTGCCCCCGCGGTAGCGCTTCCACTGGGCCGGCGGCCGGCTGCCCGGGGTGGCGAGGGCGACGAGGCCGTCTTCGCGCACCGCCACCCCCCAGGCCGGGCCCCACGGGGGCGTGCGCACCGTCCCGTCCAGCCCGACCGAGCGGACGACGAGGTGGCGCAGGTTGGGCTGGCCTGCGTGCGAGGCGACGAGCACCCGGTCCGTACCCTCCCAGCCCAGGACCCGGGTGTTCTTGGCGCCCCACCAGGTCAGCCGCTGCGGCGCCCCACCTCCGTCGACCGGCATGGCATACACCTCTGGGTGACCGTCGCGGTGCGAGATGAAGGCGACGTGCGCGCCGTCGGGGGCGAAGCGCGGGTGGGCGACGGGCGCCGAGTCATGTGTGAGCCGCCATGCGGGGCCCCCGTGGATCGGCGCGATCCACACGTCGTCAGCGCCGACGAAGGTGAGCAGGTTCTCGTGCAGGTGCGGGTAGCGCAGGTAGGTCCTCACCCGACCGACCCTAGTCGCCGACGCAGACAGCCGCCCCCGGTTTGTCACGTTCTCCGCCTCGGCGGCGCCTGGCAGGACCCGGCCCATATCCGCTATTTGCGACGATGCCGCGGCCGTCGTCGTGCGGGGCGGCGAAGCACGAAGCGGGCCATGCGTGAGGCGTGGGTAGGACGGGCCACCAGAGAGCGAAAGCGGTCGGCTTGGTGGGAAGCGAGCATGTCGCGGATGAGCACATTGCCTGAGTTCGTCGCCCGTGGCTTGCTCGACTGCTGCTGCTCGTGGAGCCGGGCGCGGTCCTCGAGCTTTAACGGGACCAGCACATGGTCGACCGCGGTGAGGATCGAGCCGCGGAGCAACCACAGGGTGGTTTCCTCCCGCGGGTCGACCAGGAGCAGCTCGGTGAGGACGGCCCGAGCTTCCCCGGCGACGTCCAGGCCTTCGGCGAGGTTGCGCTTGACCTCCACCTCGGAGTTCTCGGCCTCGGCCTCGACGAGTGCGCCGAAGGCGTCCAGGCAGTCCGCGACGTGACCGAGCAGGACGGCGAACGCGGGCCGGACCACCTCGCCATAACCGTCGTCGGGCGTCTCGTGCTCGGGAGCCTCGGTGAGCATGGTGGCGAAAAGCGTGCGGATGGCGAGCAGGGAGTGGTCCAGGGAGGCCAGTCCAGCGCGGAGCACCGGTTCCACCTCAGGGGTGCCTATGGCCCGGGGGTTGAACCGCCGCAGGTCCGTGACAGTGCTGATGGCAACTGCCGTCCGGTCAGAGAGCTGGGCGACGGCGCGCGCCTGGTCCAGCCACGTGGTGACCGCGGCTTTGGTGATCGGTCTCTGGGCCATCGACGACGCGGCTGTCCGCAGGCACCCAGCCTGGCTGCTGGAGACGTTGCGCACGTCGGCCACCGCCGCCCGGATGGGGACGCGTGGCGGCAGAAGCAGGTTGAACGCCATACCGACGCCCGCACCGATAAACGTCGTCAGCACGCGTGTCTCCGCCGCGATCTCCTGGCCACCCATCCCCAGGATCAGCATGGCGCTGATCGGTGCCTCCAGTCTTTGGTCGCCGAGACGTAGGACTGAGGCGAGCAGCAGGGCCAGCGCGATCGCTGCTCCAAGGCTCCACCAGGTCAGACCTACCCACGACGACAGCGTGACCGCCACCAGCACCCCGGTCAGCACGGCCCCCACTCGGACGGCGCCCATCCGCAAGCTCGCAGATGCCGACGCCTGGACCACCAAGAGTGCGGTGAGCGCGCCCGTCAGGTCGGTGGGTCCCTCGACCAACCACACTGTCAGCAGGTAGGCCACGACGGCGGCGGTCGTCAGCCGGGCCACCCAGACCAGGACCGGCCACACCGGCTGAGGAAGCAACCAGGACGGTGCCACCCGCCCCAGGGCTGGACGAAACCGCCGCAGCACTGTGCGCTGATGAGCGGACTCGGGCATGGCGACTCCCACGACGAGGTCGGAGGATGTCAGCGTACAAGCCGGCGGTGGCCTGGGACGGGGAGGTGATGTGAACCGTTTCGCGTTACAGATCTCGCATAGTGAACAGAGTGGTTCCGTAGGCGGGGTCGGGCTCGCTCTGGCCAGTTTCGAGAAACCCGAGCTTGGCCAGGACGCGCCGAGACGCGGTGTTCCAGTCCCATACGGTTGCCCACAAGCGCCCGTATCCGGATGATCTGGCCCAGTCCATGACCGCGAGCGATGCTTCGGTGGCGTACCCCCGACCCCAGTGGCGTTGCAGCAGCTCGAAGGCTAGCTCCGGTTCGCCCGGGACGGGTCGCCCGCTGTCCACCAACCCGCAGTAGCCGATGACCGCCCCCGTCCTCACGAGTTTCACGGCCAGCAGGCCGACCGTCGTAGGTGGGTTGGAACGGATCGACTCCTCTAGGTCCGCGACGGTCGGGCGTCCGTCAGCACTCATCTGCCGGTGAGGCGGCACACGCGGGTCCCGCTCGGTCCACAGCTCGTGCAGGACTGCCGCCTCACCCACTCGCCACGGCCGCAGCAGCAGGCGGGCCGTGTGCAGGGCTGGTTCGTGCTCCTCGTCCGCTCCGGCGCTCATGGTGAAGACATTGCCACCCGCCGCGTCCCCGTCATACTCCTGGCGGGTGCGTCCGTCCTGGGTCAACCGGACTACGTTTGGACCGTTCGGCCAAACCCACCCATGTAGATCGGGAGAGCACTCATGCCTGCCCCCCTCGCCGAGACCACCGAGACCACACAGACGCCTGCGTCCGGCGTCCACATCCGCGTTCCGAAACTGCGGGTGGAGCGGCGTGCCATCGTGTGGTGGATGCTGCGGGCACTGGTCTTCTGGGGCCTTCTGGTGGGCGGACTCGCCACCGCTGCGGTGATGTGGGAGCCCGCACGGGTGTGGCTCGTCGTTCCCACCGTCTTCGTGGCGGTCGTCTTCCTGGCGAAGCTCTTCGTCGAACCGTGGTGGCGGTACGCCGTGCACCGCTGGGAGATCGGCGAGCACGCCACCTACGCCTCGAACGGATGGCTCGTGCGCGAGTGGCGCGTCGCCCCCACCTCGCGTATCCAAACCGTGGACGCTGTACGCGGGCCCATCGAGCAGATGCTCGGATTGTCGACCCT is a window encoding:
- a CDS encoding FUSC family protein; translation: MPESAHQRTVLRRFRPALGRVAPSWLLPQPVWPVLVWVARLTTAAVVAYLLTVWLVEGPTDLTGALTALLVVQASASASLRMGAVRVGAVLTGVLVAVTLSSWVGLTWWSLGAAIALALLLASVLRLGDQRLEAPISAMLILGMGGQEIAAETRVLTTFIGAGVGMAFNLLLPPRVPIRAAVADVRNVSSSQAGCLRTAASSMAQRPITKAAVTTWLDQARAVAQLSDRTAVAISTVTDLRRFNPRAIGTPEVEPVLRAGLASLDHSLLAIRTLFATMLTEAPEHETPDDGYGEVVRPAFAVLLGHVADCLDAFGALVEAEAENSEVEVKRNLAEGLDVAGEARAVLTELLLVDPREETTLWLLRGSILTAVDHVLVPLKLEDRARLHEQQQSSKPRATNSGNVLIRDMLASHQADRFRSLVARPTHASRMARFVLRRPARRRPRHRRK
- a CDS encoding PH domain-containing protein, with the protein product MPAPLAETTETTQTPASGVHIRVPKLRVERRAIVWWMLRALVFWGLLVGGLATAAVMWEPARVWLVVPTVFVAVVFLAKLFVEPWWRYAVHRWEIGEHATYASNGWLVREWRVAPTSRIQTVDAVRGPIEQMLGLSTLRVTTASSYGAISIVGLDRAVAQDAAARLAVIAEISEGDAT
- a CDS encoding GNAT family N-acetyltransferase; translation: MTQDGRTRQEYDGDAAGGNVFTMSAGADEEHEPALHTARLLLRPWRVGEAAVLHELWTERDPRVPPHRQMSADGRPTVADLEESIRSNPPTTVGLLAVKLVRTGAVIGYCGLVDSGRPVPGEPELAFELLQRHWGRGYATEASLAVMDWARSSGYGRLWATVWDWNTASRRVLAKLGFLETGQSEPDPAYGTTLFTMRDL